From the Musa acuminata AAA Group cultivar baxijiao chromosome BXJ3-1, Cavendish_Baxijiao_AAA, whole genome shotgun sequence genome, the window TCACAATTGCTCAAAACAACACAAATGTGGCATTTACCAAAATCGGTAGGTGAGATAGTGTGGCAAGCGACAGGCGAGTAGGTTCGAAAGAGGAGGAAAAAAAATCGATTACAGTgaaaagtttatataaaattacatttttatcttttttgtacGTAACAACACGTGTAATTTTTTTCGTCGAAGAAGTTAATGATGAAAGGATAatcgagattaaatattttactttcgtaagtgtAGAAATCTCGATACTActttttttaaagtataaggactgagatactaatcataattaactatACGGGGAATATGTAATTACCTTTGATATTGTTAATGAAGAGCGCGACCATCTGCTATCGCTACAACGGAGAAAGCATCTTAGATTAACATGATGACACAAATCAAAGGCATCAGTCGTCGACGTACTACTGTCAATACAACTCTCCGGAGGGAACATTATCCTTTGTTTCATGTTCGATCTGACGTACTAAATATGGATTACGAAGATTGCCACCGGCATGCATACGATGGATCATATGCAAATCAATGGTTTGAGAATCTAAAAGAAGAATCTTTCGTTATTTCTGGTGATAAGTTCGCCGCCAACAGAGTCACGGTGGATGCAAACCTCAAGAGGCGGAAGAGACTCCAAGGAGGAGTGAAAGGAAGGGTGCAGCGAAAGGATATCCTCCGAGGTGAGATCGATAGGGTAGGTAAGAGAGTAGGCAGGAAGAGTGGCATCAGTTGAGTTGTGCAAGATGGTGTAGGTATCATAGGGTGATTGCAGTGGCGGAATACTAGGGCTGAAGTCAGCATATCcaactggaggaggaggaggaggaagaagaagagactgGACCGGAGGAGCCACTGCGGCGGTGGTGGCCGCCGACCGCTGTTGTGCTTGTTGATGCAGGATCTGCTCCAGATTCAGCTGAGCGATCTGAAGAAAGGCTGGTGGAGGTGGAGGTTGAGGTGGACCACCATGATCCAGACTCTGACCTAGCGGTGTTGGAGTCTGCTGCGGTTGCAGCGTTGCAGCTGATGCCTGCTTTGCGGCATCGGTAACCCTCTTCTCCAGGAGCCCAGATGCCGCCGTCATCGGCCACATCTCCGCTTGCAGCATCGGAGCATCGAACCTCGGCTGCATCCACGGTGCAGCAGCGCTGCTATGAGCATTCAGTGATAGAAACCCTAGGTTTCCACCGTTCTGGAAGCACATCAGCGGTGAAGCCAAATCCACGTTATCGTCATCTTCACCTAAACATTTGGAGCTCACAGGAAGATGAACACATCACACACAAAGCAAGTGATGACGAAGTAGATGATGTTACCATGGTGGCAGGGGACTCCAGTAGGCCACGAGTGCTTCATCCCCAAAGGAAAAGGAGATGGATACATCGGAAAGGTCGGCAGCGGCTCGATCTCCCATGGTGACACCCTGAACTGCCTCTCTCCAACTGCGTGCTCGTCCCAACTCACCTGCCTCCGTGCACAAGAAGTCACTGAGACAACAACACGCGCACGCAGAGAAGCACAGCTAAAGAGACTCGTTACCTTCACGGAGCGCCAGTGCGAGTTGGGCCAACGCACAGGGTCGAGATCACCGATCCCTATAATCTTTCCCATGTATCTACCACCAACAAAGAAGTGAGCAACCTTCATGAGTCGAAATCTTACATGATGTTGGACCGAAGAGTTTGAGGGAACGAGCTCGGACATACCGTCGAACACTTGACTCTGACGTCTCGAAGAGCATCCGGAAGCGCATGCCCACCAGCAAACGCGTGCGGAGGACTGCTTTGACGTACTTAGACAGTGGGATGACGAACTCAGATGGGCTCGCCCTGCAAGAATGCCATGAAAcatcagtctctctctctctatctctctctctttgagGAATCGGAACGAACACTTTGAGTGAAGCCCCACATTTCACCTTGGGAAATAAGATAGGGTGAACGAGCTATTCGTGGCAACGGCATGAGCAGCGACGAGGCCTACGTGCACGGCGTCGGCGGAAGCAACTCGCTGCGGACTCTGAGCGCGCCGAACTCCCAGGAGCAACTCACTGTAGCCGTACCTGTTGAAAGAAAGCCAGTGAGATCGAAGAAGAAGCCGAAGCCGAGTTGACAGTGGCAGACGAGTCGTAGGTGCAGTAATGTATACCAGATAAAGATCACAGAGTCTCCTGCGACCAGTCTCTTTGCGTTCACGAAGAGAGTCCATCCTATGGTGAGGAGATGCCTCTTTGGCTGGCCTGTATCAGGAGAAACACCATCCCCTCCTTACACGTACTTTAGCATGTAATATGAGTACATGTAAATTGATCCATGAAGGGAGATTATACTTCATATGAACCAAAAACATGACTTTGTTCAACCCACCTTATGAATGATCAAGACACATTGAAACCCATCAGAAATGTAAGAACATCAATGCACAAATTTGTAAGTATATCTTGAGAAGGGATATGTTTCTagaaagatattatatatatttggTTTGAAAGTATGGTACATAAAAAAATCATGACGCATGAAAAATGGTGTATTTTCTATCAATGCAAGATCTAAAGAGCATCCATGTACAATAATCTTACCTCTTTGTCATCACACAATCTCAAtctttcctttcttatttttctatcaAATTGGGTTGAGTTCTTCTCAATCTCTCCTTTCTTATTTTTCCACCAAAATGAGTTTGAGTTATAATAAAAAAAGCTTTTCCtcccaagaaaacaaaaaaagggaCCACCAaactcttctctttcttttgtcAAAGGACAAGAGAGGTGGTGTTACTGTATCATTTCTCacatgaacataaagaagatgatgCTTTAAGTTTAGTAGCAAAGCAATTCAATTCCTGTTTAACCAAGAACATAAGATTGTTCCGACTAGCCTCTGAGAGTTGGGATCAATGCCATGCTGCAGAAGGGAAATGTACCTCGAAAGGTGTGCCGAAACTTCCATTCATTGCCATGGAGGTCCTTGGCGATCAGCTCCTGCACAGGGGGGTCCCGTGAGAAATCCTGCAAGAAGAACAGCACAGGTAAAAGAGAATGAATGGAGCTGCTCATCCCATCCCCTCGAAACAAATGCtgaacatattatatatattatatatataccaaTGGAGGGAACACTTTCTCTGCGGCTCGACGGGGAATGGAGCAGCAACCGTGCGTGCTGGTGTCGCTTGCCGTCAATGTCTTGCGGAAGTAATTGGTCGGATGTTTGCTTCGCGTGCCCAGTTCAGTAGGCAGATGAAGGTCGTTTTGCTTCACATTACAAATCATGGAAACTTCTCCATCAAATGCACGTATATACAATGTTGGAATAGAGTGCAGAGATGGAGTTCATTACTGGACTTAGGGCTTGCAGTGTCATCTGGGCATATACTTCGTCTGTCTCTTCATCCGCCTGTGGATAGAGAGAACAAGCGTTCGTGTTCGCGGGTGTGCACATGATCGATCAATCACGAGATAAGTCTGGGACGAACTTACAAGCATGGTAACATTATGCAGCTGACACACCAGGTGAGGAGGCAAGCTCGGGAAGCTGGGGAGGGAACCGGTCACCCTGTTGGTTGATGCAGCCACCTGCGGAGACGACCTAAGTGGCAGCTCAAATGCTCAAAGCAAATGGATTAGAGCTTACCAGCTCGCTGTGGCCCTGCGGAAAGTACACCACCCGACTTCCAACAGGAGGCAACGACACCAGCGGTCCAGCGCAGGCATGCCACAACTCTGAATTCAGACGCAACGCTCATCACGAGAAGCAACATGAGAGAAATGGGAGATTGCAAATCGAGCCTTAATCATGTTCGTAAGGCATTGGCTCGTCAGGTAGACTCGAGATAAGTGAAGAATTTGCAGGAACGAATAATATAGTTTGGAGTATTGGCTGTTATCCTGACATCAACGAGCTGCAGGTTCCAACATAAGACAGGTGGAGATTCTTCTAAGATGCCTGCACCGCAGAAGAATGGCTGGTGAGCCAAGACTCTGCGGCCGGTTCTTGCAACGAGCAAGCAAAGTTTCATGGATTTGGAAGGACAAGCAAAAGGAGAAGCTGGACAGAGGGGAACTCGAACACGGTTATGGAAAGTTGGAGATTAGAGAACCGATGGGATGCGGTTTGAGTTGGAATAAATCGTTGAGCTGAACAGACTAAGAAAAGCTCACCTTCCTCCTGCAGACGGCCGAGACCGGACGATGAGAGCCTCATCCTTTTGTCTCCACAAGAGAGATTACAGCAATTGGGATTCTCGGAGTCGATTTCACGGAGATCATCACCGGACTCGGAAGCTACGGGAGCGAGCAGGGAGTTAAAACCGGCTTCGAGGGTGCACCGCCTGGCTCCCATTCGTCCCCCCCGGAGAGTTAATGCACCCGCACCACCACCTTCTCTTCTCTCTGCACAGGAAAAGCTACCTTCTATTTCACGTAGGATTCGCTGCAGTCTCACTGTGGGCAGGGAATGTCGCATACGTGTAAAGAGCAGTTCTTTTCTTACAACCCTTACCCGTTTCGGCGCCCTCACCTGAACGGGCAAGTAGGCGACTGCAGGGAAACAGGGGTCCCCCGGCGGGACCCATCCGTGACTAATTTCGGCAGGTGGAGACGGTAACGGGACCTGCCACATCGATTTTAGGGTTCTTGTCATTGTGGTGTGCCCATCAGTGCAGCAAACTCTTTTGTGAGATACTTATTGATGGCGGTTAGGTGCTGCTGCTTTGGATGGTTACTGGGAAGATGGGCTACAGAGAAGATCTAGCAACTGTAGTTTGCCCGGATTCCTGACTCCCACCCCGACGCTCTCGACTGGTCTGGCTGTGAgacgaaaataataatagcacgtAGTTGTCAGCATTCGTCAGAGAGGCA encodes:
- the LOC135628158 gene encoding auxin response factor 6-like, translating into MTRTLKSMWQVPLPSPPAEISHGWVPPGDPCFPAVAYLPVQVRAPKRVRVVRKELLFTRMRHSLPTVRLQRILREIEGSFSCAERREGGGAGALTLRGGRMGARRCTLEAGFNSLLAPVASESGDDLREIDSENPNCCNLSCGDKRMRLSSSGLGRLQEEELWHACAGPLVSLPPVGSRVVYFPQGHSELVAASTNRVTGSLPSFPSLPPHLVCQLHNVTMLADEETDEVYAQMTLQALSPQNDLHLPTELGTRSKHPTNYFRKTLTASDTSTHGCCSIPRRAAEKVFPPLDFSRDPPVQELIAKDLHGNEWKFRHTFRGQPKRHLLTIGWTLFVNAKRLVAGDSVIFIWYGYSELLLGVRRAQSPQRVASADAVHVGLVAAHAVATNSSFTLSYFPRASPSEFVIPLSKYVKAVLRTRLLVGMRFRMLFETSESSVRRYMGKIIGIGDLDPVRWPNSHWRSVKVSWDEHAVGERQFRVSPWEIEPLPTFPMYPSPFPLGMKHSWPTGVPCHHGEDDDNVDLASPLMCFQNGGNLGFLSLNAHSSAAAPWMQPRFDAPMLQAEMWPMTAASGLLEKRVTDAAKQASAATLQPQQTPTPLGQSLDHGGPPQPPPPPAFLQIAQLNLEQILHQQAQQRSAATTAAVAPPVQSLLLPPPPPPVGYADFSPSIPPLQSPYDTYTILHNSTDATLPAYSLTYPIDLTSEDILSLHPSFHSSLESLPPLEVCIHRDSVGGELITRNNERFFF